Part of the Enterococcus wangshanyuanii genome, TTTGACAACCTTCGTAGTATTGAACATTTTAATATCTCGACAACCGTAAATTTAGAAGTGGTTTATCTAGAACATCTAAAAGAATTCTATGAAACAAGAGATATCAACGCATTTCTTGAAGCATCTAAAATAGCGAATTTATTCCTAAAATTAGGATACAAACAAATCCACAAACTTTTGGTTGAAGAAATTAGTAAAATCGCCATCAACGAGAATTTTCAAATACCTAAAGAAATAGCTGTTTATACACAAGCTTACTCAATAAACTAAAAAGACAGTGCCTCTAGTTGATTGAAAGGCACTGTCTTTTTAGTTTATTTTTTCTGCATTTTTAAAGTCAAAATTTGTTCCAAAAGAATATTGTTCAATTTTTTTAAACTCTGTTTTTCTCATAATAACAACTGCTTGTTGAAATAACGGCACTATAGGTTCATCAGTTAAGGGGTTCAGGTATCAGTGGAACGAAACTTTACGGTATAAAGTCGAATGTTTTGGTTCTTCTCTATAATAATGTTTGTTTTTCTAAATTTGGTCTGTCAAAAAGTATACTTTTTGATAAAGTCTTTTCTTATGCAAAACCATGTGTCAAAACCTATGTTTTTCACTTTTGATATGTGTCATAATTATTAATGACATTTTGATATATGAAAGGAGAAAATAAACATGCTTTTTGGCTATGCTAGAGTTTCCACTAAAGAACAAAATTTAGATCGACAAATACAGAAGTTTAATGATTTAGGTATTGAATCTCGTTATATATTTGTCGATAAACAATCAGGTGCTGAGTTTGATCGTCCACAGTATCAACTATTACTTCATATGCTTCGTTCTGGAGATATTGTTTACTTAGACTCTTTAGATCGTTTAGGGAGAAACTATTCTGGTGTAATTGAAGAATGGAAGTATATTACAAGAAAGATAAAAGCAGATATTATTGTTCTAGAAAATTCAGAATTATTTGATAGTAGAAAGTTTAAAACTATGGGGGACATTGGTCTTTTATTAGAAGATCAGTTTTTGAGCATGCTTTCTTATGTAGCAGATCAGGAACGAAAGAAGAGCAAACTGCGTCAAACTGAAGGGATTGAAATTGCAAAATCTGCTGGTACGGTCTTTGGTAGACCTAAATTGGCAATAACAGAAGAATTCAAAAGACAGTATTTTAGTTGGAAAAATGGGGAGCAAACAGCAACTGATACTATAAATAAACTAGAATTGTCCCCAAGCACATTTTATCGTCGAGTAAAAGAGTTCGAACAAGAAATGGCAGGTGACTAAATGCCTGTACAGATAATGAGTAAAGAACAAAAACAGTCTTTTGGATCTTATGCGGGCCTTCCTTCCGATGAACAATTAGTGAAATACTTTCATTTGGACGATTATGACAAATCAATTATTAAAACTTTGCGAAACGATAGTACTAAAATTGGTTTTGCAGTACAGTTAGGGACTGTACGATTTTTAGGAACATTTCTTTCTGATTTAACAAATGTTCCTAATGAAGTAATAGAGTACATGGCAGAGCAGTTGTCTATTGAAAGTCGTATGTTCTCTTACTATACAAGAATTCCTACAATCAAGCAGCATGCACTCATGATTCAGGAACTATACTCTTACAGGCAGTTCCATGACCAAGCCGTTTTAGATTATTTAGAGCAGTGGATATATGAAGGTGCTTGGTATTCTACAGAGCAAACAACTCTTCTTGCTGATCGTTTCTTGAATAAGTGTATAAACGAAAAAATAATTCTCCCAGGTCTTACTACATTCGAACGGTTTATATCGCGCATTATAGACGCTGTAACCAAAGATATAGAGCAAGCAATTGTAAATATTCCTAGTAAGAAGGAAATTGAACGAATCAATCAATTGACGCTGTTTTTTATGGAAGGAAAAACGTCTTTGTTTACAGTAAAGTTGGACGCTTTAAGAGAACCTCTAAAAGAACCGTCTTATTATGAGATTAAACGTGGATTTCAAAGAATAAAAGAATTTGCTTCTTTTTCAGTTGATTTTTGGGATTTCAGCCAGATTCCTAAAGGGAAGATAAAATTATATGCTGAGTATACAGCTAAAGCCAAATCGCAAAGTATTCAGCGTATGCCTGAAAGTAGACGTTTAGCTTACCTAGTTTCATTTATTGCAGAGTATCGATCAGTTGCTATGGACGAATTATTATTAGCATTAGAAAAGTATTTTACTAGTATTATCAACCTTGCAAAGAAAAAGGAACAGCAAGAACGACTCCGATCACTAAAAGATTTGGACAATGCAGCAGCCATGCTGTCTCATATTGTAGAGGATCTGATTGACGAACAAACTCCACCTGAGAAGCTGTTAGATTATGTTTTAGAGCTACGCGAGAAACAAGAGATAGTAGCAGCTGTGTCAAAAGTAAAACGTATTGTGAGTTCGGATAAAGAACCTGTGGCAATCAAAGAATTATTAAACTCATTTTCAAAATTTAAAAGGTTACTTCCGGATATTCTTGCTCATATTCCTTTTTTAGTTAGTGATAAAGATAGTCCAGTAGCTTATATTTGGTCTTTTTTAAGAGATAAAGGAGATCTATTTCTTCGATATCAAGATTTTGAAAAAATACAAGACTATCTGCCAACCAAGTGGCATAATTTTATCGATAAAAATCAAGCATATGCTAATAAAGGAATCATAATTGCTGCTATGGAACTTTTTATAAAAGGCATAAAGACACATACTGTTTATGTCCCTTATAGTCATAGATATAATGATCCATTGCAAAATCTAATACCTAAAAATGTATGGAATGAGCAAAGAAAATCCTTTGTAAATCAGTTAGGTCTTGCAGAGGACGGAGCTATTGCTGTAGAAGATTTTAAAATCAGTTTAGAAATGTCTTATAGAGAAACACTAAAAAACTGGAATAATAGCAACATGGCTAGGATAGAGGAAAAAAATGGACAAACAGAATTGATTATTAGT contains:
- a CDS encoding recombinase family protein, with protein sequence MLFGYARVSTKEQNLDRQIQKFNDLGIESRYIFVDKQSGAEFDRPQYQLLLHMLRSGDIVYLDSLDRLGRNYSGVIEEWKYITRKIKADIIVLENSELFDSRKFKTMGDIGLLLEDQFLSMLSYVADQERKKSKLRQTEGIEIAKSAGTVFGRPKLAITEEFKRQYFSWKNGEQTATDTINKLELSPSTFYRRVKEFEQEMAGD
- a CDS encoding Tn3 family transposase, which translates into the protein MPVQIMSKEQKQSFGSYAGLPSDEQLVKYFHLDDYDKSIIKTLRNDSTKIGFAVQLGTVRFLGTFLSDLTNVPNEVIEYMAEQLSIESRMFSYYTRIPTIKQHALMIQELYSYRQFHDQAVLDYLEQWIYEGAWYSTEQTTLLADRFLNKCINEKIILPGLTTFERFISRIIDAVTKDIEQAIVNIPSKKEIERINQLTLFFMEGKTSLFTVKLDALREPLKEPSYYEIKRGFQRIKEFASFSVDFWDFSQIPKGKIKLYAEYTAKAKSQSIQRMPESRRLAYLVSFIAEYRSVAMDELLLALEKYFTSIINLAKKKEQQERLRSLKDLDNAAAMLSHIVEDLIDEQTPPEKLLDYVLELREKQEIVAAVSKVKRIVSSDKEPVAIKELLNSFSKFKRLLPDILAHIPFLVSDKDSPVAYIWSFLRDKGDLFLRYQDFEKIQDYLPTKWHNFIDKNQAYANKGIIIAAMELFIKGIKTHTVYVPYSHRYNDPLQNLIPKNVWNEQRKSFVNQLGLAEDGAIAVEDFKISLEMSYRETLKNWNNSNMARIEEKNGQTELIISPLKRQSLSKPRLIEEIHRNLPIVDLPEILLEVNQRLRLTECFSHLNENRSRMKELDISILAVLLAEACNIGLSPVAKKSTESLKNDRLSYVNQNYIRLDTLTAANNKVVDAYQKLALPYIWGTGDMASADGIRFTTPKKSLHSGRNPKYFGRGKGITYYNFLSDSYVGFHGMVISGTIRDSVYLLEGLLNQTSTLTPSQIMTDTAGYSDLVFGLFGILGFQFSPRIAKANETKIWRIDKNANYKILNEHSKNTINTTIIEQEWDDILRIAGSLKSGTVQASYLIRALQHQGNPTPLGRALIEVGKIFKTKHQLRYLSDEEYARNILEQLNKGESRHSLYRKICYGKNGRIYQSYFDGMENQLNALGLVANIIIYWNTLYMEKAIEQLQEANSENQIQEEVLQFSSPLVSEHINFMGKYSFKYNEQLNEGEFRPLGQ